In the Limanda limanda chromosome 10, fLimLim1.1, whole genome shotgun sequence genome, one interval contains:
- the tbc1d10c gene encoding ecotropic viral integration site 5 ortholog: MSALSPVQRNLSEEEGSGSDAGSEVSLEPETDRFGFILTNGSTAGSVGPPPELVRQRENKWISIILQWDRIMSKKTSKVKEQCQKGIPASLRAKCWPLLSAATDRMKQNKNLYKVLDSQSALQSWVDVIERDLDRQFPFHEMFLCKDGHGQQGLFRVLKAFTQFQPEEGYCQAQGPVAAVLLMNMPAEEAFWCLVQISEQYLPGYYSPLLEGVLFDAGMLTWVLRRTCPAAHKHLQHHEVEPLMYATDWLMCLFTRHLPFNTLLRVWDLFFCYGVRVLLQVAVVLVRRVLGRAEQRKQCDGQMETLERLRGVREQVQDEDDVFIAEVCSVPLSSRDLEKQTEKELEKWRKDRPSSTFDPRGRCQGHQVAWARSRQNQEDRDRKERQKGNLSVPLSRSASTLTLSPSLLPQRLGKGGSKVVRHLSLGAKDDWRSRNYLNFNKVQDLQEEVDVEACKEQSEVKLTGQSKEKELLEEPKEMAKILNILTEHTEETETVKKENDRAETVMTEMEDSHPKETKDERIEREETSVGIEPNQSPAKDQPVQNTLQLNEHTSHHIQEEELGSHSQSQTHKGQDQETEVKDMTEETEEEVSESEHLAAVEKTQSETQNVTAEAFTHTEMEVPADQSEEQMIQFDMKPEEETESKNNQQLQVDTVIEVSETRTETIQGSESEEEEIFAGTNPTTEAETQEEVITQADEGSQVEELEEIEEEFHPPTEKESEEKMEESAATEDESENEVEQSDSRTDTEAETLILTLPECIQEQQDKDVVADTETVITVTENTVTESSEAFAHCSEEEANQATFEPTQEKDQITLTVHSEAQVVDDQTQAREIQTETQKNMETNDSVTSTVLEEILKQVEAVTLTAEPDGKISSVETIVSEEPVPEEPTSRVTMGPSEEKEKEENVFISPPNVTDNLDIDSNSQTHNKSDFPTEPNNGGLTQASGRRSSRSSGDFCVRKSASSHGSRLARKLSTELFTAPQKTSQPQPVPYHAEVKHTESQPNPRAVNPTHTSPDVTQSAEVTSTSSVTKRTAKEQEPAATPKRLGFFRRLRGEQSKKTKEKGAQKMQVPKILIQDFSDGTGVGKVVQEEGEETLSSRERRKIRRQRERRDKEEERARKKKEKEMEKEREKRKPQTRGKSFQVQKEKGRHDPEQLAKTGSQTLRYSASHTETYF, from the exons atgagtgcattgaGTCCAGTCCAGAGGAACCTCAGTGAAGAGGAGGGCTCTGGATCTGAtgcagggtcagaggtcagtctCGAGCCTGAGACCGACCGCTTTGGATTTATTCTGACCAATGGATCCACTGCTGG GAGTGTGGGCCCACCACCAGAGTTGGTCAGGCAGAGGGAGAACAAGTGGATCAGCATCATTCTCCAGTGGGATCGTATAATGTCCAAGAAGACCAGTAAG GTCAAAGAACAGTGTCAAAAAGGCATCCCTGCCTCCCTGAGGGCAAAGTGCTGGCCTCTGCTGAGTGCAGCCACTGACAggatgaaacaaaataaaaacctctaCAAG GTTCTGGACTCGCAGTCCGCTCTGCAGAGCTGGGTGGATGTGATTGAAAGAGACCTGGACCGACAGTTTCCATTTCACGAAATGTTCCTCTGCAAAGATGGACACGG gcagcAGGGTTTGTTCCGGGTGTTGAAAGCCTTCACTCAGTTCCAACCAGAGGAGGGTTACTGCCAGGCACAAGGGCCTGTAGCTGCAGTGCTGCTGATGAACATGCCTGCTGAG GAGGCCTTCTGgtgtttggtgcagatcagtGAGCAGTACCTTCCGGGATACTACAGCCCCCTGTTG GAGGGCGTCCTGTTTGATGCCGGCATGTTGACCTGGGTCTTGAGACGGACGTGTCCAGCTGCTCATAAACACCTGCAGCACCACGAAGTGGAGCCCCTCATGTACGCCACTGATTGGCTTATGTGTCTGTTCACACGCCACCTGCCATTCAACACTCTGCTACGAGTCTGGGACCTGTTTTTCTGCTACG GGGTGCGGGTGCTGCTCCAGGTGGCCGTGGTGCTGGTTCGTCGTGTGCTGGGTCGGGCCGAACAGAGAAAGCAGTGTGACGGTCAGATGGAGACTCTGGAGAGGCTGAGGGGCGTCAGGGAGCAGGTCCAAGATGAAGACGATGTCTTCATAGCAGAG GTGTGCTCGGTGCCGTTGTCGTCCAGAGATCTGGAGAAACAAACGGAGAAGGAGCTTGAAAAGTGGAGAAAAGACCGACCTTCGTCCACATTTGACCCAAGAGGTCGCTGCCAGGGACACCAGGTGGCGTGGGCGAGGTCTCGGCAGAACCAGGAGGATAGGGATAGGAAAGAGCGACAGAAAGGCAACCTTTCTGTCCCCCTCTCTCGCTCGGCCTCTACTCTGACGCTGTCCCCTTCGCTGCTTCCTCAGAGGTTGGGGAAAGGCGGAAGTAAAGTTGTAAGGCATCTTTCGCTGGGAGCAAAAGATGACTGGAGAAGCCGCAattatttaaactttaataagGTGCAGGACcttcaggaggaggtggacgtGGAAGCATGTAAAGAACAAAGTGAGGTGAAACTAACAGGACAAAGTAAGGAGAAAGAACTTTTAGAGGAACCAAAGGAGATGGCTAAAATCCTAAATATACTGACAGAGCacacagaagaaacagaaacagtaaaaaaagagaatgaCCGAGCTGAAACAGTAATGACAGAAATGGAAGATAGTCATCCTAAAGAGACAAAGGATGAAAGAATtgagagagaagaaacaagtgTGGGGATCGAACCAAACCAAAGTCCAGCCAAAGACCAGCCTGTCCAAAATACTCTTCAGCTAAATGAACATACCTCTCACCATATACAGGAAGAGGAGCTGGGCTctcacagccaatcacagactCACAAAGGCCAAGACCAGGAAACTGAGGTCAAAGACATGACGGAGGAGACCGAAGAAGAAGTTTCAGAAAGTGAACATTTGGCTGCGGTGGAAAAAACCCAGAGTGAGACACAGAATGTTACTGCAGAAGCTTTCACACACACGGAAATGGAAGTACCCGCAGACCAAAGTGAGGAACAGATGATTCAGTTTGACAtgaaaccagaggaggagacagaaagtaaaaacaatcaACAGCTGCAGGTGGACACGGTCATCGAAGTCTCAGAAACAAGAACTGAGACAATTCAAGGCTCGGagtcggaggaagaggagatttTCGCTGGCACAAATCCAACAACAGAGGCTGAAACACAGGAGGAAGTGATCACACAGGCAGACGAAGGCTCACAGGTTGAAGAGTTGGAAGAAATCGAAGAAGAGTTCCACCCaccaacagagaaagaaagtgaggaaaagatggaggaaaGTGCAGCGACAGAGGATGAATCAGAGAATGAAGTAGAACAAAGCGATTCAAGGACAGACACAGAAGCAGAAACCTTAATCCTGACGTTACCTGAATGCATCCAAGAACAACAGGACAAGGATGTAGTAGCTGACACAGAAACTGTAATAACAGttacagaaaacacagtgaCAGAGTCAAGTGAAGCTTTTGCCCACTGTTCAGAGGAAGAGGCTAATCAGGCAACATTCGAACCCACGCAGGAAAAAGACCAAATCACTTTGACTGTGCACTCAGAGGCCCAGGTTGTTGATGATCAAACACAAGCAAGGGAAATACAAACTGAAACTCAGAAAAACATGGAGACTAATGACTCTGTCACATCTACGGTGTTGGAGGAGATTTTAAAGCAGGTTGAAGCAGTGACTCTCACTGCCGAGCCGGACGGGAAAATAAGTTCAGTGGAAACAATTGTCTCTGAGGAGCCTGTCCCCGAAGAACCGACAAGCCGGGTTACTATGGGTCCttcagaggagaaagaaaaagaggagaacgTCTTTATTTCTCCTCCTAACGTGACAGACAATTTAGACATAGACAGtaactcacagacacacaataaaagtGATTTTCCGACCGAGCCGAATAACGGTGGCCTGACACAAGCCTCTGGGCGCCGCAGTAGCCGGTCTTCAGGTGATTTCTGTGTCCGCAAGTCTGCCAGCTCCCATGGGTCCAGGTTGGCACGTAAGCTCTCCACAGAACTCTTCACTGCTCCACAGAAAACGAGTCAACCACAACCTGTCCCTTATCACGCAGAAGTTAAACACACTGAATCACAGCCCAATCCTAGAGCAGTTAACCCGACCCACACTTCCCCTGATGTGACTCAGTCTGCTGAAGTCACCTCAACATCGTCTGTGACAAAGAGGACGGCGAAAGAGCAGGAGCCGGCTGCCACCCCTAAACGATTGGGTTTCTTCCGCCGACTGAGAGGAGAGCAGTCCaaaaagacaaaggaaaaaGGCGCACAGAAAATGCAAGTCCCCAAAATCTTGATTCAGGACTTCAGTGATGGAACCGGGGTGGGGAAAGTGGTTCAGGAAGAAGGCGAGGAGACACTTAGTTCCAGAGAGAGACGGAAGATACGGCGGCAGCGAGAGAGAagggacaaagaggaagagagggcgagaaagaagaaggaaaaggagatggagaaggagcgAGAGAAGAGGAAACCGCAGACGAGGGGTAAAAGTTTTCAAGTGCAAAAGGAGAAAGGTAGACATGATCCCGAACAACTTGCAAAGACTGGCTCACAGACACTGCGATATTCTGCGTCTCACACTGAAACTTACTTTTAA